Proteins encoded within one genomic window of Sphingobacteriaceae bacterium:
- a CDS encoding anti-sigma factor produces MKPCPDRVEELVAQAMQDPWLADAPELRAHVAQCPGCRAYVSQVAEILARLEGDGPALDPPPELKERLLAQIRSDGEPAAPADRAAGPQETSLARALRWLAAAVVALLLLNGFLLAGLWRMQSQLDALTRLLEVGGSQMAVAYDLMGLMGIPSDAVLELAPAEPAPAGPASQAAGRASLYQTESGHLVVVSVWDLPMLEDHRHVYQVWLHDAGGRRNGGVFRVDPRGRGTLIYRAAGDLDVQAIGITREPDPYGEEPRGPQVLFAQLP; encoded by the coding sequence GTTGCCCAGGCCATGCAGGACCCCTGGCTGGCGGATGCCCCCGAGCTCCGGGCCCATGTGGCTCAATGCCCTGGCTGCCGAGCCTATGTCTCCCAGGTGGCGGAGATCCTGGCTCGCCTGGAAGGGGACGGGCCGGCCCTCGACCCGCCCCCTGAATTGAAAGAACGCCTGTTGGCCCAGATCCGGTCGGACGGCGAACCGGCTGCTCCTGCCGACCGGGCGGCCGGACCGCAGGAGACCTCTTTGGCCCGGGCTTTACGGTGGCTGGCCGCTGCCGTGGTGGCCCTGCTGCTCCTCAACGGCTTTCTCCTGGCCGGCCTTTGGCGGATGCAAAGCCAACTGGACGCCCTGACGCGCCTGCTGGAAGTGGGCGGCAGCCAGATGGCGGTGGCTTACGATTTGATGGGCTTGATGGGCATCCCCAGCGATGCCGTCCTGGAGCTGGCGCCCGCCGAACCGGCGCCCGCCGGCCCTGCCTCCCAGGCGGCGGGCCGGGCCAGCCTCTATCAGACCGAGTCTGGGCATCTGGTGGTGGTGTCCGTCTGGGACCTGCCGATGCTGGAAGATCACCGCCATGTGTACCAGGTCTGGCTCCATGACGCCGGCGGCCGCCGCAACGGCGGGGTGTTCCGGGTGGATCCCCGGGGCAGGGGCACCCTGATTTACCGGGCGGCCGGCGACTTGGACGTCCAGGCCATCGGCATCACCCGCGAGCCCGACCCTTACGGTGAGGAGCCCCGGGGCCCCCAGGTGCTGTTTGCCCAGTTGCCCTGA